Proteins encoded within one genomic window of Acidimicrobiia bacterium:
- a CDS encoding FtsW/RodA/SpoVE family cell cycle protein, with translation MTRSAEAAFLLGASALASFGVAMANLAGGGGVDAQVALTFLVFLIAFGSLHLALRQWAPRASFYLLPLVAVITAVGLTMIYRLDPDRAGLQRWWLLIAAALAVGLLFAVRSTGLEPLRRYRYLLLLGSLLLLVLPLLPADWSIPLRGKTVNGSRLWVEFIAGPVEIQFQPGEIAKLLLVVFLASYLAERHTVLTSGTRTIGRLRLIEPRQLVPVLVAWTASFGVLVYQRDLGASLLLFAVFLTLLYMATGRAAYPIIGTGMFFVGAFFAWQSFSHVERRVIAWLRPFSDFDGAGYQIAQGLFAMGSGSLAGSGVGLGRPELIPFAQTDFLFAAIGEELGLAGAVVVLCAFALLTAVGFGIALRSRDLFRKLLAAGLTFVLGLQTFLIIGGVVRVLPLTGITLPFMSYGGSSLVSNMVLIALLARLSHEEPA, from the coding sequence GTGACCCGCTCTGCCGAGGCGGCGTTCCTGCTCGGAGCGTCCGCTCTGGCCTCGTTCGGAGTCGCCATGGCCAACCTCGCCGGCGGCGGCGGAGTCGATGCGCAGGTGGCCCTGACCTTTCTGGTCTTCCTGATCGCTTTCGGAAGCCTCCACCTCGCGCTGCGCCAGTGGGCGCCGCGGGCGAGTTTCTACCTCCTTCCCCTGGTGGCGGTGATCACAGCCGTCGGCCTCACGATGATTTACCGGCTCGACCCCGATCGTGCCGGGCTGCAGCGCTGGTGGCTCCTGATCGCCGCCGCGCTGGCCGTCGGCCTCTTGTTCGCGGTCCGCTCGACCGGGCTCGAACCCCTCCGGCGCTACCGGTATCTGCTGCTGCTCGGATCCCTGCTGCTCCTCGTGCTTCCCCTGCTGCCCGCCGACTGGTCCATCCCGTTGCGCGGCAAAACCGTCAACGGCTCGCGGCTCTGGGTCGAGTTCATCGCCGGGCCCGTCGAAATCCAGTTCCAGCCGGGAGAGATCGCCAAGCTCCTGCTCGTGGTGTTTCTCGCCTCCTACCTGGCGGAGCGGCACACGGTCCTCACCTCGGGAACTCGCACAATCGGAAGGCTGCGGCTCATAGAGCCCCGCCAGCTCGTCCCGGTCCTCGTCGCCTGGACCGCCAGTTTCGGGGTCCTCGTCTATCAACGCGATCTTGGCGCTTCCCTGCTCCTGTTCGCCGTCTTTCTCACGCTCCTGTACATGGCGACGGGAAGGGCCGCCTACCCCATCATCGGGACTGGAATGTTCTTCGTCGGCGCCTTCTTCGCCTGGCAGTCGTTTTCACACGTCGAACGCAGGGTGATCGCCTGGCTGCGTCCGTTCAGCGACTTCGACGGGGCCGGATATCAGATTGCCCAGGGGCTCTTCGCAATGGGGTCCGGGAGCCTGGCAGGATCCGGGGTCGGGCTCGGCCGGCCCGAGCTGATTCCGTTCGCGCAAACGGACTTCCTGTTCGCGGCCATCGGTGAGGAGTTGGGACTGGCCGGCGCCGTGGTGGTCCTCTGTGCTTTTGCCCTGCTGACCGCGGTCGGTTTCGGGATTGCCCTGCGGTCGCGGGACCTCTTCAGAAAGCTGCTCGCGGCCGGCCTGACCTTCGTGCTCGGCCTTCAGACCTTCCTGATCATCGGAGGCGTCGTCCGGGTGCTTCCGCTGACCGGAATCACCCTGCCGTTCATGTCGTACGGGGGGTCGTCCCTCGTTTCCAACATGGTGCTCATCGCACTCCTCGCACGCCTTTCACACGAGGAACCGGCATGA
- a CDS encoding penicillin-binding transpeptidase domain-containing protein, giving the protein MNGPIRKVAIAVFIAFAVLLLDITYIQAIAGPGYRDDPRNPRVQIGIAGKERGLILDAGGVQLARSEALEDDPNLFVRVYPEGPLFAHSVGFTSSLFGDWGLESSYATELRSKRDLTISDLIDALLGRDLQAQNLELTLVAELQRVAVESLGDQAGAVVALDPSTGAVLAFVSSPTFDPNSIIAKSATPAWEALAADPAEPLKDRVSRESYAPGSTFKVITAAAAIEAGVAGPDTTFANPPQLELPGSTAVIRNFAGTLCGDGDEVTLREAFRRSCNTVFGQLAMDLGASVLEQQAEAFGFNRQVPFEWETLTASFPTAATLSSNLPALAQSGLGQRDVQATPLLMAMVAATIGNGGLQMEPYMVARTYDAAGDIVDEHQPSVWATPISPATADVVAAMMEQVVASGTATRAAVTGVRVAGKTGTAETEIGPPHAWFIGFAPVDNPTIALAVVVEEGGDAGENATGGSVAAPVAKRLFEFWLLNR; this is encoded by the coding sequence ATGAACGGTCCGATTCGCAAGGTCGCCATCGCCGTCTTCATCGCGTTCGCCGTTCTGCTGCTCGACATCACATACATTCAGGCGATTGCCGGACCCGGATACCGCGACGATCCGCGCAACCCGCGTGTCCAGATCGGGATCGCCGGAAAGGAACGTGGACTCATTCTCGACGCGGGCGGGGTCCAGCTGGCCAGATCAGAGGCTCTGGAAGACGACCCCAACCTGTTCGTGAGGGTCTATCCCGAAGGTCCCCTCTTCGCGCACAGCGTCGGATTCACTTCGAGCTTGTTCGGCGATTGGGGCCTCGAGTCGAGCTACGCCACCGAACTCCGCTCGAAGCGCGACCTGACGATATCCGACCTCATCGACGCCTTGCTCGGCCGGGACCTGCAGGCTCAGAACCTCGAACTGACTCTCGTGGCAGAGCTGCAGAGAGTGGCGGTCGAGAGCCTCGGCGATCAGGCCGGCGCGGTGGTGGCCCTCGATCCCTCGACCGGAGCCGTCCTCGCCTTTGTCTCGTCTCCAACTTTCGACCCGAACTCGATCATCGCCAAGTCTGCAACGCCGGCCTGGGAGGCACTGGCGGCCGACCCCGCCGAACCCCTGAAGGACCGCGTGTCGCGGGAGAGCTATGCCCCCGGATCCACCTTCAAGGTCATAACTGCAGCCGCGGCCATCGAGGCGGGGGTGGCCGGACCCGATACCACCTTCGCCAATCCGCCGCAGCTCGAACTCCCCGGATCAACTGCGGTCATCCGCAACTTCGCCGGAACCCTGTGCGGCGACGGCGACGAGGTGACGCTCAGAGAGGCGTTCCGTCGATCATGCAACACCGTTTTCGGGCAACTCGCCATGGACCTCGGTGCATCCGTGCTCGAGCAACAAGCTGAAGCCTTCGGATTCAACCGGCAGGTCCCGTTCGAGTGGGAGACCCTGACCGCATCCTTCCCGACCGCCGCCACTCTCAGTTCGAACCTGCCGGCACTGGCCCAGAGCGGCCTCGGACAGCGAGACGTGCAGGCGACTCCTCTCCTGATGGCGATGGTGGCGGCCACCATCGGCAACGGGGGTTTGCAGATGGAGCCGTACATGGTCGCCCGCACCTACGACGCGGCCGGCGACATCGTCGACGAGCACCAGCCGTCCGTATGGGCGACTCCCATCTCTCCCGCAACCGCCGACGTTGTCGCAGCAATGATGGAGCAGGTAGTGGCAAGCGGAACCGCCACACGGGCCGCAGTGACGGGCGTGCGCGTGGCCGGCAAGACGGGCACCGCCGAAACAGAGATCGGCCCGCCCCACGCCTGGTTCATCGGCTTCGCTCCCGTCGACAATCCGACCATCGCCCTGGCCGTTGTCGTGGAAGAAGGCGGAGACGCCGGAGAGAACGCCACCGGCGGCTCCGTCGCCGCGCCGGTGGCGAAGAGGCTCTTCGAGTTCTGGCTCCTGAATCGATGA
- the pknB gene encoding Stk1 family PASTA domain-containing Ser/Thr kinase: MMTQRTLADRYELVSHIARGGMADVYEARDTLLGRRVAVKVLHSQFSSDEAFVKRFRREAQAAANLSHPNIVSIYDWGEDGDTYFIVMELIEGRTLRDVLKSERRLLPRRASEIGAEVAAALSVAHRAGLVHRDIKPGNILLAPDGTVRVTDFGIARAWDDSQELTKTGAVIGTATYFSPEQAQGMTADERSDLYSLGVVIYEMITGSPPFTGDSPVAVAYQHVSTPVTPPSTLNPDIPADLESIISKALGKEPESRHQTADEMRAELLRFLRGEAPATVPGSDAPTQMMPPVTPPTVPPDETYRRLAEERPPSQVPFILTAFALLVALGVGLFLIFDLMNSGTSDGVELVAVPEVAGLEQDAALALLQDAGLKVRPVNQADPEVPSGYVIGTDPAAGEQVDAGGYVNVLVSTGVGAANVPRVVGETLTEAMRLINLNGLTVGVVHEEPNDVQPSGTVIDQSPAAGQKQPPQTAIDLWVSTGPNSVLLEDFRGRPEIDATFVIENAGLIVERDEEFDEEVEEGRVARTEPQAGTLVPAGSTVKLWISLGPEPVLVPNIVGMTPEAARAALEAVNLVYRESVTTVQVEEAFNGLVAEQSIGAGTEVDPGTMITATIGEAPPPTTTTTTLAP; encoded by the coding sequence ATGATGACCCAACGCACGCTCGCTGATCGGTACGAGCTCGTCTCCCACATCGCAAGAGGGGGGATGGCCGACGTCTATGAAGCGCGCGACACGCTCCTCGGACGGAGAGTCGCCGTCAAGGTCCTCCACTCGCAGTTCAGCTCCGACGAGGCCTTCGTCAAACGTTTCCGGCGCGAGGCACAGGCAGCGGCCAACCTGAGCCATCCCAATATCGTCTCGATCTACGACTGGGGCGAAGACGGCGACACCTACTTCATCGTGATGGAGCTGATCGAGGGACGCACCTTGCGGGACGTCCTGAAGAGCGAGCGCCGGCTGCTCCCCCGTCGTGCCAGCGAGATCGGTGCCGAGGTCGCCGCGGCACTCTCCGTCGCGCACAGAGCCGGCCTGGTTCACCGGGACATCAAGCCCGGCAACATTCTTCTCGCCCCCGATGGGACGGTGCGCGTCACCGACTTCGGCATCGCCCGCGCCTGGGATGACTCACAGGAACTCACCAAGACCGGCGCGGTGATCGGAACGGCCACCTACTTCAGCCCGGAGCAAGCCCAGGGAATGACGGCCGACGAACGCTCCGACCTCTACTCGCTCGGAGTCGTCATCTACGAGATGATCACCGGTTCGCCTCCCTTCACCGGAGACAGCCCGGTTGCGGTGGCATACCAGCACGTGTCCACTCCCGTCACCCCGCCCTCAACGCTCAACCCGGACATCCCGGCGGACCTCGAATCGATCATCAGCAAGGCGCTCGGCAAGGAGCCGGAGAGCCGCCATCAGACGGCCGACGAAATGCGGGCAGAGCTACTGCGCTTCTTGAGGGGAGAGGCGCCCGCCACCGTTCCCGGCTCCGATGCCCCGACGCAGATGATGCCACCCGTTACCCCACCGACGGTTCCGCCGGACGAGACCTACCGCCGGCTCGCCGAGGAACGGCCGCCCAGCCAGGTCCCCTTCATTCTGACCGCCTTCGCCCTGCTCGTTGCATTGGGAGTCGGTTTGTTCCTCATCTTCGACCTCATGAACAGCGGCACCAGCGACGGGGTCGAGCTGGTCGCAGTTCCCGAAGTTGCCGGCCTGGAGCAAGATGCTGCTCTGGCTTTGCTGCAGGACGCAGGCTTGAAGGTGCGGCCGGTCAACCAGGCCGATCCCGAGGTACCCTCCGGATACGTCATAGGCACCGATCCGGCTGCCGGCGAGCAGGTCGACGCCGGCGGTTACGTCAACGTGCTGGTCTCAACGGGCGTCGGGGCGGCGAACGTGCCGCGCGTCGTGGGCGAGACACTCACCGAAGCAATGCGTCTCATCAACCTGAACGGCCTGACGGTGGGTGTCGTGCACGAAGAGCCCAACGACGTCCAGCCGTCCGGCACCGTGATAGACCAGAGCCCCGCCGCCGGCCAGAAGCAGCCACCGCAGACGGCCATCGACCTGTGGGTGTCGACCGGACCGAACTCTGTGCTCCTGGAGGATTTCCGGGGTCGCCCCGAGATCGACGCAACTTTCGTGATCGAGAACGCCGGCCTGATCGTGGAGCGGGACGAGGAGTTCGACGAAGAGGTCGAAGAGGGGCGGGTTGCCAGGACGGAACCACAGGCGGGAACGCTGGTCCCGGCCGGTTCGACCGTCAAGCTCTGGATCTCGCTCGGACCCGAACCCGTGCTGGTTCCCAACATCGTCGGAATGACGCCGGAGGCGGCCCGCGCCGCGCTCGAAGCGGTGAACCTCGTCTATCGGGAGAGCGTCACCACGGTCCAGGTCGAGGAAGCTTTCAACGGGCTGGTCGCGGAGCAATCGATCGGTGCCGGTACCGAGGTAGACCCGGGCACCATGATCACCGCCACAATCGGCGAGGCTCCTCCACCGACGACCACGACAACAACCCTCGCCCCGTAG
- a CDS encoding aminodeoxychorismate/anthranilate synthase component II, with protein MRILVVDNYDSFTYNLVQYLGELGADPVVVRNDEITPVEAGSLKPDRLLISPGPGRPENAGRSVEFLQTLGTEIPSLGVCLGHQAVAAAFGGRVDLAPEPRHGKTSEIRHDGKGVFAGLSTPFIATRYHSLAVVELPEELEACAWSEDDGVIQGIRHRELPMSGVQFHPESVLTFEGKKLLSNFLN; from the coding sequence ATGCGGATACTCGTCGTCGACAATTACGACTCGTTCACCTACAACCTCGTGCAGTACCTGGGTGAGCTGGGCGCCGACCCGGTGGTCGTGCGCAACGATGAGATCACTCCCGTCGAAGCCGGTTCCCTGAAGCCCGACCGTCTCTTGATCTCGCCCGGCCCCGGGCGGCCTGAGAACGCGGGCAGGTCGGTCGAGTTCCTGCAGACGCTGGGCACCGAGATCCCGAGTCTCGGCGTTTGTCTCGGCCACCAGGCGGTTGCGGCCGCATTCGGGGGGAGGGTTGATCTTGCACCGGAGCCGAGACATGGCAAGACGTCGGAGATCCGGCACGACGGCAAGGGCGTCTTCGCCGGCCTGAGCACCCCGTTCATCGCGACCCGCTACCACTCGCTGGCCGTCGTTGAGCTGCCCGAGGAACTGGAAGCCTGCGCATGGAGCGAAGACGACGGCGTGATCCAGGGCATACGCCATCGCGAGCTCCCGATGAGCGGCGTGCAGTTTCATCCGGAGAGCGTGCTGACCTTCGAAGGCAAGAAGCTGCTTTCCAACTTCCTCAACTGA
- a CDS encoding cell division protein CrgA, protein MPESKRRKPKYMGPTPSRKPKEVTREPSPSWYVVLMFAMMALGVSLVLLRYFLSWDNIVLVAGLGFIAGGFLMTTGYR, encoded by the coding sequence ATGCCTGAATCAAAGCGACGCAAACCCAAGTACATGGGCCCCACCCCATCACGGAAACCCAAAGAAGTGACCCGCGAGCCGTCACCTTCCTGGTACGTGGTGCTGATGTTCGCGATGATGGCGCTGGGGGTGAGCCTCGTCTTGCTCCGCTACTTCCTGAGCTGGGACAACATCGTGCTTGTGGCCGGTCTCGGATTCATCGCCGGTGGGTTCCTGATGACGACCGGATATCGGTAG
- a CDS encoding thiolase family protein gives MRNAVIVDAVRTPVGRRGGFLKDLHAVDLASEALKAVVERNDLDPGRIDDVIMGCVTQTGEQGINIARNAALAAGYPEEVPGTTVDRQCGSSQQAAHFAAQGVMAGAYDVVVAAGIESMTRVPMGSNAQGPGVPFGPRMSDRYDHRLVPQGLSAEMIADKWGIGRDEVDQISLESHQRAGRATEEGRFDQQIVPVDTSEGIVKQDGGIRWDTSLEKLAGLKPAFREDGVVTAGNSSQISDGAAALLIMGEDVADELGYRPMARFKAFAVTAADPVIMLSAPIPATSKVLNKAGMSVDDIDLFEVNEAFATVIAAWRREHGHGDPDALWERTNVNGGAVALGHPLGASGARLMTTLVHEMQRTGSRYGLQVMCEGGGMANATILELV, from the coding sequence ATGAGGAATGCCGTGATCGTCGATGCCGTGCGTACCCCGGTTGGAAGGCGCGGCGGTTTCTTGAAGGACCTGCATGCGGTGGATCTGGCGTCGGAGGCGCTCAAGGCAGTCGTCGAGCGCAACGACCTCGACCCCGGCCGCATCGACGACGTGATCATGGGATGCGTCACGCAGACCGGAGAGCAGGGGATAAACATCGCCCGCAATGCCGCGCTGGCGGCCGGCTATCCCGAGGAGGTCCCGGGCACGACGGTCGATCGTCAATGCGGCTCGTCCCAGCAGGCTGCCCACTTCGCAGCCCAGGGAGTGATGGCCGGTGCGTACGACGTTGTCGTGGCTGCCGGCATCGAATCGATGACCCGGGTCCCGATGGGATCAAATGCACAGGGTCCCGGCGTACCGTTCGGTCCACGCATGAGCGACCGCTACGACCACCGGCTGGTTCCGCAGGGTCTGTCGGCGGAGATGATCGCCGACAAGTGGGGCATCGGCCGGGACGAGGTGGACCAGATCTCGTTGGAGTCCCATCAGCGTGCCGGGCGAGCGACGGAAGAGGGCCGCTTCGACCAGCAGATAGTCCCGGTCGACACTTCGGAGGGAATCGTCAAACAGGACGGCGGCATCAGGTGGGATACATCGCTCGAGAAGCTGGCAGGGTTGAAGCCGGCGTTCAGGGAGGACGGTGTCGTCACTGCTGGCAACTCTTCACAGATTTCCGATGGTGCGGCCGCCCTGCTCATCATGGGCGAGGACGTCGCCGATGAGCTCGGCTACCGACCGATGGCCCGGTTCAAGGCTTTTGCGGTCACGGCTGCGGATCCCGTCATCATGCTGAGCGCTCCGATTCCGGCCACCAGCAAGGTCTTGAACAAGGCAGGCATGTCGGTCGACGACATCGACCTGTTCGAGGTCAATGAGGCCTTCGCCACGGTGATCGCAGCATGGCGCCGGGAGCACGGTCACGGTGATCCCGACGCCCTGTGGGAGCGAACGAACGTGAACGGCGGTGCGGTTGCGCTTGGTCACCCGCTCGGTGCCTCGGGAGCGCGTTTGATGACGACGCTCGTTCACGAGATGCAACGAACCGGAAGTCGCTACGGCCTGCAGGTCATGTGCGAAGGCGGCGGCATGGCCAACGCCACGATCCTGGAGCTCGTCTGA
- a CDS encoding DUF2652 domain-containing protein: MAFDMGALERGCLLLADISGYTEYMGGSELMHAQDVVADLLETIVGTIEPVFKLSKLEGDAAFAYADRASINPAIVLDTVESAYFAFQKRLRDITHSTTCECNACIRIPSLDLKFFVHDGEYVVRHIARSEELAGPDVILVHRLMKGTSGATVGIPAYAVFTATTLETMGMDPAILGFVSHTESFSDIGDVPVYVHDLTTRWALEKERSRDFIAGDQAAHENTIETTAPPPLVWEYLTSPTKRILWQKHVTGVETQTEGRFGLGSINHCMHGADITIEHVADWRPFTYITTRYEGEGYEGVRRLGFTYQLDEMGSGTRLTTRIESPGDEQWAVIGEGLAEITVANTQHLLEELEKATRQAT, translated from the coding sequence ATGGCATTCGACATGGGCGCACTCGAGAGGGGATGTTTGCTTCTCGCCGATATCTCGGGATACACCGAGTACATGGGCGGAAGTGAACTCATGCACGCCCAAGACGTCGTCGCAGACCTCCTGGAGACGATCGTCGGCACCATCGAACCGGTGTTCAAGCTCTCGAAACTCGAGGGCGACGCCGCATTCGCCTACGCAGATCGGGCGTCCATCAATCCGGCGATCGTTCTGGACACCGTCGAGTCGGCCTATTTCGCATTCCAGAAGCGGCTGCGGGACATCACCCACTCGACGACTTGCGAATGCAACGCCTGTATTCGCATCCCAAGCCTCGACCTGAAATTCTTCGTCCACGACGGCGAATACGTAGTGCGCCATATCGCCCGTTCCGAGGAACTCGCCGGGCCGGACGTGATCCTCGTTCACCGCCTGATGAAGGGCACGTCGGGCGCCACGGTCGGAATACCCGCCTACGCCGTGTTCACGGCAACGACACTCGAGACGATGGGGATGGATCCCGCCATCCTCGGATTCGTCTCGCACACCGAGAGCTTCTCCGACATCGGCGACGTGCCCGTCTACGTCCACGATCTGACCACCCGGTGGGCGCTCGAGAAGGAACGGAGCCGGGACTTCATCGCCGGCGACCAAGCCGCTCACGAGAACACGATTGAGACGACGGCTCCGCCGCCCCTCGTTTGGGAGTACCTGACCAGCCCCACGAAGCGGATCCTCTGGCAGAAGCACGTCACCGGCGTCGAAACCCAAACGGAAGGCCGTTTCGGGCTGGGGAGCATCAACCACTGCATGCACGGAGCCGACATAACCATCGAGCACGTGGCCGACTGGAGACCTTTCACCTACATCACCACCCGCTACGAGGGTGAGGGCTACGAAGGCGTGCGAAGGCTCGGCTTCACCTACCAGTTGGACGAGATGGGATCGGGCACGAGGCTCACGACCAGGATCGAAAGCCCGGGAGACGAGCAGTGGGCCGTCATCGGAGAAGGGCTGGCCGAAATCACGGTCGCCAACACTCAACACCTGCTCGAGGAACTCGAGAAAGCCACCCGCCAGGCGACCTGA
- a CDS encoding phosphatase PAP2 family protein, with the protein MDGMLDWGIDVVLWFQQTSPALDGLFKFLTFLGDEEFYLVLLPLVYWSIDRATGVRLMLIALFSSLVNATAKELGGQPRPFGYDDRVVPLVDAGGYGLPSGHAQGAVVVWGFIGLEARRRWMWAVAVALMLGIGLSRIYLGVHFPTDVLGGAILGLALLFAWKRYGHRAERWFCALTTAAQLLLAAAVPLVVMMAFPAEDVVTASATFLGMSTGVVLERRHLGFETAGPITSRALRFLVGGLLLAGLWLGLRTLFAGLEPALLLRLVRYALVGFWGAFGAPWLFLRLSLADRATSPVNE; encoded by the coding sequence ATGGACGGGATGCTCGATTGGGGCATCGACGTGGTCCTGTGGTTCCAGCAGACCAGCCCTGCTCTCGATGGCCTCTTCAAGTTCCTCACGTTTCTCGGAGACGAAGAGTTCTATCTCGTTCTCCTGCCGCTCGTCTACTGGAGCATCGATCGTGCAACCGGCGTCAGGTTGATGCTCATTGCCTTGTTCTCCAGTCTCGTGAACGCCACCGCCAAGGAGCTCGGAGGACAGCCCCGGCCGTTCGGATACGACGATCGCGTCGTCCCTCTGGTCGATGCCGGCGGATACGGTCTACCCAGCGGCCACGCGCAGGGAGCCGTCGTCGTATGGGGCTTCATCGGCCTCGAGGCCCGCCGCCGGTGGATGTGGGCGGTTGCCGTCGCTCTGATGCTGGGCATCGGGCTGTCGCGGATCTACCTCGGCGTCCACTTCCCGACCGATGTATTGGGCGGGGCAATACTCGGGCTGGCTCTGCTCTTCGCCTGGAAACGGTACGGCCACCGCGCCGAGCGCTGGTTCTGTGCCCTGACGACTGCCGCACAGTTGCTGCTGGCGGCTGCCGTACCGCTCGTCGTGATGATGGCGTTCCCCGCCGAGGACGTCGTGACCGCCTCGGCGACGTTCCTCGGAATGAGCACCGGTGTGGTTCTCGAGCGCCGCCACCTCGGCTTCGAGACGGCCGGCCCCATTACGTCGAGAGCCCTCCGGTTCCTGGTCGGCGGTCTGCTCCTGGCGGGATTGTGGCTCGGCCTGCGCACTCTCTTCGCCGGCCTCGAGCCCGCCCTGCTTCTCCGGCTGGTCCGTTACGCGCTCGTGGGCTTCTGGGGAGCGTTCGGTGCCCCGTGGCTATTCCTGCGCCTCTCCCTGGCCGATCGAGCCACTTCACCGGTAAACGAGTGA